From Streptomyces sp. NBC_00775, one genomic window encodes:
- a CDS encoding ABC transporter ATP-binding protein has protein sequence MSETILEVSGLVKHYPLTQGILFKKQIGAVKAVDGVDFHLDRGETLSIVGESGCGKSTVAKMLVNLEKPTDGTIKYRGEDIARLSAKALKAVRRNIQMVFQDPYTSLNPRMTVGDIIGEPYEIHPEVAPKGDRRQKVQDLLDVVGLNPEYINRYPHQFSGGQRQRIGIARGLALRPEIIVADEPVSALDVSVQAQVINLLDRLQDEFDLSYVFIAHDLSIVRHISDRVGVMYLGRIVETGKDAEIYDHPTHPYTQALLSAVPVPDPEAREHRERIILAGDVPSPANIPSGCRFRTRCWKAQERCTLEVPLLAVPAEFRLTEGPAAHDSACHFAEEKRVVPPEEPPDDHADGVK, from the coding sequence ATGTCTGAGACGATTCTCGAGGTCAGCGGCCTGGTCAAGCACTACCCCCTCACCCAGGGCATCCTCTTCAAGAAGCAGATCGGCGCGGTCAAGGCCGTCGACGGCGTCGACTTCCACCTCGACCGCGGTGAGACCCTCAGCATCGTCGGCGAGTCCGGCTGCGGCAAGTCCACGGTCGCCAAGATGCTGGTCAACCTGGAGAAGCCGACCGACGGGACGATCAAGTACAGGGGCGAGGACATCGCCCGGCTCTCCGCCAAGGCCCTCAAGGCCGTACGCCGCAACATCCAGATGGTCTTCCAGGACCCGTACACCTCGCTCAACCCGCGCATGACCGTCGGCGACATCATCGGGGAGCCGTACGAGATCCATCCCGAGGTCGCGCCCAAGGGCGACCGCCGGCAAAAGGTCCAGGACCTGCTCGACGTGGTCGGGCTCAACCCGGAGTACATCAACCGCTACCCGCACCAGTTCTCCGGCGGCCAGCGCCAGCGCATCGGCATCGCGCGCGGGCTGGCGCTGCGCCCCGAGATCATCGTCGCCGACGAGCCGGTCTCCGCGCTCGACGTCTCCGTGCAGGCCCAGGTGATCAACCTGCTGGACCGGCTCCAGGACGAGTTCGACCTGAGTTACGTCTTCATCGCGCACGACCTGTCGATCGTGCGGCACATCTCCGACCGGGTCGGCGTGATGTACCTCGGGCGGATCGTGGAGACCGGCAAGGACGCCGAGATCTACGACCACCCGACGCACCCCTACACCCAGGCGCTGCTCTCCGCCGTGCCCGTGCCCGACCCGGAGGCCAGGGAGCACCGGGAGCGGATCATCCTCGCCGGCGATGTGCCCTCTCCGGCGAACATCCCCTCCGGATGCCGCTTCCGCACCCGCTGCTGGAAGGCGCAGGAGCGGTGCACGCTGGAGGTGCCGCTGCTCGCGGTGCCCGCGGAGTTCCGGCTCACCGAGGGCCCGGCCGCGCACGACTCGGCCTGTCACTTCGCGGAGGAGAAGCGGGTGGTACCGCCGGAGGAGCCACCAGACGATCATGCTGACGGGGTGAAATAG
- a CDS encoding ABC transporter ATP-binding protein, whose product MLLEVRDLHVEFRTRDGVAKAVNGVNYSVDEGETLAVLGESGSGKSVTAQAVMGILDMPPGRITGGEILFQGKDLLKLKEDERRKVRGAEMAMIFQDALSSLNPVLSVGDQLGEMFTVHRGMSRKAARAKAIELMERVRIPAAADRVRDYPHQFSGGMRQRIMIAMALALEPALIIADEPTTALDVTVQAQVMDLLAELQRELHMGLILITHDLGVVADVADHIAVMYAGRIIESAPVHDIYKAPAHPYTKGLLESIPRLDQKGKELYAIKGLPPNLMHIPPGCAFNPRCPMAQDICRSEVPPLAEVDGPEGVRRSACFFWRETLDAASGRGAGDGGANAGGESDV is encoded by the coding sequence GTGCTGCTCGAAGTGCGCGATCTGCACGTGGAGTTCCGAACCAGGGACGGGGTCGCCAAGGCCGTCAACGGCGTCAACTACAGCGTGGACGAGGGCGAGACGCTCGCCGTGCTCGGCGAGTCCGGCTCCGGCAAGTCGGTGACCGCGCAGGCCGTGATGGGCATCCTCGACATGCCGCCCGGCAGGATCACCGGCGGCGAGATCCTCTTCCAGGGCAAGGACCTGCTGAAGCTCAAGGAGGACGAGCGGCGCAAGGTGCGCGGCGCCGAGATGGCGATGATCTTCCAGGACGCGCTCTCCTCCCTGAACCCCGTGCTCAGCGTCGGCGACCAGCTCGGCGAGATGTTCACCGTGCACCGCGGGATGTCGAGGAAGGCCGCCCGGGCCAAGGCGATCGAGCTGATGGAGCGGGTACGGATCCCGGCCGCCGCCGACCGGGTGCGCGACTATCCGCACCAGTTCTCCGGCGGCATGCGCCAGCGCATCATGATCGCCATGGCGCTGGCGCTCGAACCCGCGCTGATCATCGCCGACGAACCGACCACCGCGCTCGACGTCACCGTCCAGGCCCAGGTCATGGACCTCCTCGCCGAGCTGCAGCGCGAGCTCCACATGGGGCTCATCCTCATCACCCACGACCTCGGCGTGGTCGCGGACGTCGCCGACCACATCGCGGTGATGTACGCGGGCCGGATCATCGAGTCGGCGCCGGTCCACGACATCTACAAAGCCCCGGCGCACCCCTATACGAAGGGGCTCCTGGAGTCGATCCCGCGGCTCGACCAGAAGGGCAAGGAGCTCTACGCGATCAAGGGTCTGCCGCCGAACCTGATGCACATCCCGCCGGGCTGCGCCTTCAACCCGCGCTGCCCGATGGCCCAGGACATCTGCCGGAGCGAGGTGCCGCCGCTCGCGGAGGTGGACGGTCCGGAAGGGGTCCGCAGGAGCGCCTGCTTCTTCTGGAGGGAGACGCTCGATGCCGCGAGCGGCCGGGGCGCCGGCGACGGGGGCGCGAACGCCGGGGGAGAGTCCGATGTCTGA
- a CDS encoding ABC transporter permease encodes MGRYVIRRLLQMIPVFIGATLLIFLMVNVMGDPIAGLCGDKQCDPATAAQLRKEFGLDKPVWQQYLTYLGHIFTGDFGTAFNGQPVTELMASAFPITIRLTIVAILFEIVIGITLGVITGLRRGRPVDTGVLLLTLVVISVPIFVTGLLLQLVLGVKWHWIEPSVSGDATFGELIVPGLVLASVSLAYVTRLTRTSIAENRRSDYVRTAIAKGLPRRRVTTKHLLRNSLIPVVTFIGTDIGALMGGAIVTERIFNIHGVGFQLYQGILRQNTQTVVGFVTILVLVFLVANLLVDLLYAVLDPRIRYA; translated from the coding sequence ATGGGACGGTACGTAATCCGGCGTCTGCTGCAGATGATCCCGGTCTTCATCGGCGCCACACTGCTGATCTTCCTGATGGTGAACGTCATGGGCGACCCCATCGCGGGCCTGTGCGGCGACAAGCAGTGCGACCCCGCGACGGCCGCCCAGCTGCGCAAGGAGTTCGGCCTCGACAAGCCCGTGTGGCAGCAGTACCTCACCTACCTGGGCCACATCTTCACCGGCGACTTCGGCACCGCCTTCAACGGGCAGCCGGTCACCGAGCTGATGGCCTCCGCCTTCCCGATCACCATCCGGCTGACGATCGTCGCGATCCTCTTCGAGATCGTCATCGGGATCACGCTGGGCGTCATCACCGGGCTGCGCCGCGGCCGGCCGGTCGACACGGGCGTGCTGCTGCTCACCCTGGTCGTCATCTCGGTGCCGATCTTCGTCACCGGTCTGCTGCTCCAGCTGGTGCTCGGCGTCAAATGGCACTGGATCGAACCCTCGGTCTCCGGGGATGCCACCTTCGGCGAACTGATCGTGCCGGGCCTGGTGCTGGCCTCGGTCTCCCTCGCCTACGTGACCCGGCTGACCCGGACCTCCATCGCGGAGAACAGACGGTCCGACTACGTCCGTACCGCCATCGCCAAGGGCCTGCCCCGGCGCCGGGTGACCACCAAGCATCTGCTGCGCAATTCGCTGATCCCCGTCGTCACCTTCATCGGCACCGACATCGGCGCGCTGATGGGCGGCGCGATCGTCACCGAGCGGATCTTCAACATCCACGGCGTCGGTTTCCAGCTCTACCAGGGGATCCTCCGGCAGAACACCCAGACCGTGGTCGGCTTCGTGACCATCCTCGTCCTTGTCTTCCTGGTCGCCAACCTGCTCGTCGACCTCCTCTACGCCGTACTCGACCCGAGGATCCGCTATGCCTGA
- a CDS encoding ABC transporter permease, which produces MDLGTSEAETLEKTPGGPEGTGPREKPRSLWSDAWRDLRRNPVFILSGLVILFLVVISLWPSLIASGNPLKCDLAKAQEGSQPGHPFGFDGQGCDVYTRTVYGTRVSISVGVCATLGVAILGSVLGMLAGFFGGLGDSFLSRITDIFFAIPVVLGGLVLLSVVTSNTIWPVIGFMVLLGWPQISRIARGAVITTKHNDYVQAARALGASNSRLMLRHITPNAVAPVIVVATIALGTYISLEATLSYLGVGLKPPTVSWGIDISSASAYIRQAPHMLLWPAGALAITVLAFIMLGDAVRDALDPKLR; this is translated from the coding sequence ATGGACCTCGGAACCAGCGAGGCGGAGACCCTGGAGAAGACCCCCGGCGGACCGGAAGGCACGGGTCCGCGGGAGAAGCCCAGGAGCCTGTGGTCCGACGCCTGGCGCGACCTGCGGCGCAACCCCGTCTTCATCCTCTCCGGGCTCGTCATCCTCTTCCTGGTCGTCATCTCCCTCTGGCCTTCCCTGATCGCCTCCGGGAACCCGCTCAAGTGCGACCTGGCCAAGGCCCAGGAGGGCTCGCAGCCCGGACACCCCTTCGGCTTCGACGGCCAGGGCTGCGACGTCTACACGCGGACGGTGTACGGGACCCGCGTCTCGATCAGCGTCGGCGTCTGCGCCACCCTCGGTGTCGCGATCCTCGGCTCGGTGCTCGGCATGCTCGCCGGGTTCTTCGGCGGGCTGGGGGACTCGTTCCTGTCCCGCATCACCGACATCTTCTTCGCGATCCCCGTGGTCCTCGGCGGTCTGGTCCTCCTCTCCGTGGTGACCAGCAATACGATCTGGCCGGTCATCGGGTTCATGGTGCTGCTCGGCTGGCCGCAGATCTCCCGCATCGCGCGCGGCGCCGTCATCACCACCAAGCACAACGACTACGTCCAGGCCGCCCGCGCCCTCGGCGCCTCCAACTCCCGGCTGATGCTGCGGCACATCACGCCCAACGCCGTCGCGCCGGTCATCGTCGTCGCCACCATCGCGCTCGGCACGTACATCTCGCTGGAGGCGACCCTCTCGTACCTCGGCGTCGGCCTGAAGCCGCCGACGGTCAGCTGGGGCATCGACATCTCCTCGGCGTCCGCCTACATTCGGCAGGCCCCGCACATGCTGCTGTGGCCCGCCGGCGCCCTCGCGATCACCGTCCTGGCGTTCATCATGCTCGGCGACGCGGTGCGCGACGCCCTCGACCCGAAGCTGAGGTGA